From one Melioribacteraceae bacterium genomic stretch:
- a CDS encoding DNA methyltransferase, which translates to MKVAKTKQNDIVLDYFPGSGTTFMATQELNREDKGFRKTILIEQGGYVYELILPRIKKIAYTFDWKEGKPKNGSMNGLGVFLKYQKLEQYEESLENISFNLSEDAQQKALEFEEYIPKYFLEFETKNSRTLVNTEAMENPWDYRLKVWDGYTYDTQKAVDLVDTFNYLIGLHVQKYITKDIDGKRYQFVYGNNNSNKKILVVWRSIKEWQKEDYEKDRETLKEELRNYEYDLLYINGQAHWEGYQPVEQVFKSKMVS; encoded by the coding sequence ATGAAAGTTGCAAAAACTAAGCAAAATGATATTGTATTGGATTATTTTCCTGGATCTGGAACTACCTTTATGGCTACCCAGGAACTAAATCGAGAAGATAAAGGTTTTAGAAAAACTATTTTAATTGAACAAGGGGGTTATGTATATGAGCTAATCCTTCCCCGCATCAAAAAAATAGCATACACATTCGACTGGAAAGAGGGGAAACCGAAAAACGGAAGTATGAACGGATTGGGAGTTTTCCTTAAATACCAAAAACTTGAGCAGTACGAGGAATCATTAGAAAACATTTCATTCAACTTAAGTGAAGACGCACAGCAGAAAGCGCTTGAGTTTGAAGAGTACATTCCAAAGTACTTTTTAGAGTTTGAGACTAAAAACAGCCGTACGCTCGTCAACACCGAAGCGATGGAAAATCCTTGGGATTACAGATTAAAAGTATGGGACGGTTACACATACGATACACAAAAAGCCGTTGATTTGGTAGATACGTTTAATTACTTAATCGGTCTGCACGTTCAAAAATACATAACTAAAGATATTGACGGAAAGAGATATCAATTTGTTTACGGCAATAACAATTCAAACAAAAAGATACTTGTAGTTTGGCGCAGCATAAAAGAATGGCAGAAAGAAGATTATGAAAAAGACAGGGAAACACTTAAAGAAGAATTAAGAAATTACGAATATGATCTGCTTTATATAAACGGGCAGGCGCATTGGGAAGGTTATCAGCCCGTGGAGCAGGTGTTTAAGAGTAAGATGGTATCATAA